Proteins found in one Brevibacillus brevis genomic segment:
- a CDS encoding helix-turn-helix domain-containing protein yields MLHSIPPHPPLGSLHFQLCKTERTASPSATPFHSLLFFTKGYGSLRIHDQTFSPLAGKCFLLSPSTPFAIESLYDSAIECYQISFTVIQLDADNRPLSYPYELLDGRIELSAHPSAQLLRLCDALLLGRSTSSEMDSFWQQLRFQKLIGFLLEQNLSPSLIPNKSKEVENSIRYIQQNYQENMTVKQLADLANVPSWQYTQLFRQLTGKKPLEYLTALRIHHAKKLLKSSNDSLRDIASQVGFTDEYYFNRRFRKTTGYTPRQYSRLTQRMELVQDWTGHEVEIPLLPQRIVYIGETFNDLLALHVENIVGGNFAWVERTIYPDRVRHMQDIAFPVDFDHLTALKPDLIIFANAEEDKYKQMNQIAPTLTFNSFASLEERLHTLGDWLGKKNEAREWLRKYHTNAATMWNQLRSELVPGETASVFIHEHGGRLFVMGTSGLSSALYHPNGFTPVDKIQEVMQAGYGFIEIQEKDIHLYAGNRIFMLLSEDPESRQAAAALMQSDRWHSLPAVQNGYVYFVEAQKWNGGAALTRERLLHVLPLLLCHSS; encoded by the coding sequence ATGCTTCACTCTATACCACCTCATCCTCCGCTCGGTTCCCTTCATTTTCAGTTGTGTAAAACAGAGCGGACAGCTAGTCCTTCAGCCACTCCCTTCCATTCCCTGCTCTTCTTCACAAAAGGGTACGGCAGCCTCCGTATTCACGACCAAACGTTTTCACCTTTGGCAGGAAAGTGTTTTTTGCTTTCACCGTCTACTCCTTTTGCTATCGAATCCTTATACGACAGCGCGATTGAATGCTACCAAATCTCGTTTACTGTCATCCAGTTGGATGCAGACAATAGGCCCCTATCTTATCCATACGAACTGCTTGATGGTCGTATCGAGCTGTCCGCTCACCCCTCTGCCCAGCTCTTGCGCTTATGTGACGCTTTGCTCTTGGGGCGTTCAACTTCTTCTGAAATGGACAGCTTTTGGCAGCAATTGCGGTTCCAGAAGCTGATCGGATTTTTGCTGGAGCAAAATCTCTCTCCTAGCCTTATCCCCAACAAGAGCAAAGAGGTCGAGAACAGCATTCGTTATATCCAGCAAAATTATCAAGAGAACATGACGGTCAAGCAGTTGGCAGATCTGGCCAATGTACCGTCGTGGCAGTACACACAGCTCTTTCGCCAGTTGACGGGTAAAAAGCCTTTGGAATATTTGACAGCGCTGCGTATTCATCATGCGAAAAAGCTCTTGAAAAGCTCGAACGATTCACTGCGGGACATCGCCTCGCAGGTCGGCTTCACGGATGAGTATTATTTTAATCGTCGCTTTCGAAAGACGACCGGTTACACGCCTAGGCAATATTCCAGGCTGACTCAACGCATGGAGCTCGTGCAGGACTGGACAGGGCATGAGGTAGAAATCCCCCTTCTCCCACAACGCATCGTCTATATTGGGGAGACATTTAATGATTTGCTCGCGCTCCATGTGGAAAATATCGTCGGCGGAAATTTTGCCTGGGTAGAACGAACAATCTACCCGGACCGAGTAAGACACATGCAGGATATTGCGTTTCCCGTTGACTTTGACCATTTGACGGCATTGAAGCCAGATCTGATTATTTTCGCGAACGCAGAAGAAGACAAATACAAGCAGATGAACCAGATTGCCCCAACACTCACGTTTAATTCATTTGCTTCGCTGGAGGAACGGTTGCATACACTCGGAGATTGGCTAGGGAAGAAGAACGAGGCGCGGGAATGGCTCAGGAAATACCACACGAACGCTGCCACTATGTGGAATCAGCTACGCTCCGAGCTTGTGCCCGGTGAGACTGCATCCGTCTTTATCCATGAGCATGGCGGGCGTCTGTTCGTAATGGGCACTTCCGGGCTTTCCTCCGCCCTCTACCATCCAAACGGTTTTACTCCGGTGGATAAAATTCAAGAAGTAATGCAAGCTGGCTACGGTTTTATCGAAATTCAAGAGAAGGACATCCACCTGTACGCGGGCAATCGGATCTTTATGCTGCTGTCCGAAGACCCCGAATCGCGTCAGGCTGCTGCTGCATTGATGCAAAGTGATAGGTGGCACAGTCTGCCAGCCGTTCAAAATGGGTATGTTTATTTTGTAGAAGCGCAAAAATGGAATGGCGGCGCTGCCCTTACCAGAGAGAGATTGCTGCATGTGCTGCCACTTTTGCTGTGCCATTCTTCCTGA
- a CDS encoding ABC transporter substrate-binding protein translates to MKHMRNISGTLGIFVLAGSLLIGCSPSASQATSSASSEASQKSQTRPYTDYLGHAGNIPVSPARIIYSGETFGDMLALGVKPIGGFGYSNQIFEDQLHDVENVGFPINLEKVLELQPDLIINANTEEKEYEQLAKIAPTVIFDTFAPLEERMTQLGDILGKPEAARKWLADYKRKSEEMWKKLKESGTMKKGETASVFTYYPGDRLFVMARTGLSQVLYDTNGFKPTAPIQEILHAQKGFELISVERLPEIAGDRIFILNTPSEEAEKSTQNLLKSRIWKDLPAVKNGSVYFIDIEKSSSDATTREWLLQKIPEILAK, encoded by the coding sequence ATGAAACACATGCGCAACATAAGCGGAACGCTAGGAATCTTCGTGCTGGCTGGTAGCTTGCTCATCGGATGCAGTCCATCTGCTTCGCAAGCAACGAGCTCCGCGAGCAGTGAAGCAAGTCAGAAAAGCCAGACGCGTCCCTATACGGATTATCTCGGGCATGCAGGCAACATCCCGGTCTCCCCTGCACGAATCATCTATTCCGGTGAGACATTTGGCGATATGCTCGCGCTGGGCGTGAAGCCGATTGGGGGATTCGGGTATTCCAACCAAATCTTTGAGGATCAACTCCATGATGTCGAGAATGTCGGTTTTCCCATTAATCTCGAAAAGGTCCTGGAATTACAGCCCGACCTGATTATCAACGCAAATACGGAAGAAAAAGAATATGAACAGCTAGCCAAAATCGCTCCTACCGTCATTTTTGATACATTCGCGCCGTTGGAAGAGCGGATGACCCAGCTCGGTGATATTCTTGGGAAACCGGAGGCAGCTAGGAAATGGCTTGCCGATTACAAGCGGAAATCGGAGGAGATGTGGAAGAAGCTGAAGGAGTCTGGCACTATGAAAAAAGGGGAAACCGCCTCTGTCTTTACCTATTATCCGGGTGATCGGCTGTTTGTCATGGCTAGAACAGGGCTTTCCCAAGTGCTCTACGATACAAACGGATTCAAGCCCACCGCGCCCATTCAGGAAATACTCCATGCACAAAAAGGGTTTGAGCTCATTTCCGTGGAACGTTTGCCCGAAATAGCGGGAGATCGTATCTTTATACTGAATACGCCGAGCGAGGAAGCTGAGAAATCAACGCAGAATCTGCTAAAATCACGTATCTGGAAAGACCTTCCGGCTGTTAAAAACGGATCTGTCTACTTTATCGACATCGAAAAATCTAGCAGTGATGCGACAACAAGAGAATGGCTCCTGCAAAAGATTCCTGAAATCCTGGCGAAGTAA
- a CDS encoding DeoR/GlpR family DNA-binding transcription regulator, producing MSLFGEERKQIILQLINSNGKVRTNELVEKLQVSSESIRRYLEELEAEKKLKRVYGGAVKLTVERSEPSHITREVLRAEEKKRIGRLAADLVQDSDTIVIDEGTTPLQMISFLVTKKDLTILTSSITALNRLIEYQNSGMLAADIYFLGGKVSAKHHRVSGTYAEKMMKQFYVDKAFIAADGILLHKGLTCYEPDRTELARCFIENANESIVLADHSKIGVSTLCKIADLGEVDIVISDTPAPAEWNKGLQAKNVAWMVAEE from the coding sequence GTGTCGTTGTTCGGGGAAGAGCGTAAGCAAATCATTTTGCAGTTGATCAATTCCAATGGCAAGGTGCGGACCAATGAACTGGTCGAAAAGCTGCAGGTTTCGTCTGAGTCGATCCGCAGGTATTTGGAAGAGCTGGAAGCGGAGAAAAAGCTGAAGCGCGTTTATGGCGGGGCAGTAAAGCTGACAGTGGAGCGCTCCGAGCCCTCTCATATTACCCGTGAAGTCTTGCGAGCGGAAGAAAAGAAACGGATTGGACGGTTGGCAGCAGACTTGGTGCAAGACAGCGATACCATTGTCATCGATGAAGGGACAACGCCTTTGCAGATGATCAGCTTTCTCGTCACGAAAAAAGATTTGACGATCCTCACTAGCTCGATCACGGCGCTGAATCGATTAATCGAGTACCAAAACAGTGGAATGCTTGCGGCAGATATCTACTTCCTGGGTGGAAAAGTGAGCGCCAAGCATCATCGGGTAAGCGGGACCTATGCAGAGAAGATGATGAAACAATTTTATGTGGACAAGGCGTTTATCGCGGCTGACGGCATCTTGCTCCATAAAGGCTTGACCTGCTATGAGCCGGATCGAACAGAACTTGCCCGTTGTTTCATCGAAAATGCCAATGAAAGCATTGTGCTAGCGGACCACTCCAAGATCGGGGTTAGCACATTGTGCAAGATCGCAGATTTAGGAGAGGTCGACATTGTGATCAGCGATACGCCAGCACCAGCAGAATGGAATAAAGGACTCCAAGCAAAAAATGTAGCATGGATGGTAGCAGAGGAGTAG
- a CDS encoding saccharopine dehydrogenase family protein, with translation MKVFCLGGAGNICREAVLDLVMHSDFEQITIGDFNEQEGRKVVEWLNDPRVDFVPVNVRDHADTVQKMRGYDIVMDGTTITLNGLSTAAIAEAGCHGINLNGFGEENASDAIFRDHGKTCLPGFGMTPGLTQMMAMHAANQLDEVDEVRVSHGSFRPIAFSKSITETTTYEYDPDLPGRVVYENGDFIQVPPFARPREIKLPEPYGKTIQYIIPHAETKTLAQALSPKGVKLIEVRGTWPKQNMELVKALYDYGFLRNDPITVGETKVGILDCISQYLYNSREGKETELYGYSLHVEVTGTKDGRKVGHVLYHTHPASDGSVADWAGLRAYTRNVGIPLAIATEQIAKGNVKATGVITPEEAFDPAVIFHELAKRQIYIHGEKIEMT, from the coding sequence ATGAAAGTGTTTTGCTTGGGTGGAGCGGGAAATATTTGTCGGGAAGCTGTGCTCGATCTCGTGATGCATTCGGATTTTGAGCAGATCACGATCGGCGATTTTAACGAACAAGAAGGTCGCAAGGTAGTCGAGTGGCTGAATGATCCACGCGTAGATTTTGTTCCGGTAAACGTACGAGATCATGCGGATACGGTCCAAAAAATGCGCGGTTACGACATCGTAATGGACGGAACCACGATCACACTGAACGGCCTGTCTACTGCTGCAATTGCGGAGGCTGGCTGCCATGGCATCAATTTGAACGGTTTTGGGGAAGAAAACGCATCAGATGCGATCTTCCGCGACCATGGGAAGACCTGCCTTCCAGGCTTTGGCATGACACCTGGATTGACCCAAATGATGGCGATGCATGCAGCGAACCAGCTCGATGAAGTCGACGAAGTCCGCGTCAGCCACGGTTCCTTTCGCCCGATTGCCTTTTCCAAATCGATCACAGAGACGACGACCTATGAGTATGATCCAGACTTGCCAGGGCGCGTCGTCTATGAAAATGGGGATTTTATTCAAGTCCCGCCATTTGCTCGCCCACGCGAAATAAAGCTTCCCGAGCCGTATGGAAAAACCATTCAGTACATCATTCCTCATGCAGAAACGAAGACGCTGGCACAAGCTTTGTCTCCAAAAGGGGTAAAGCTGATCGAAGTACGGGGAACATGGCCGAAGCAAAACATGGAGCTGGTCAAAGCCCTCTACGATTATGGCTTTTTACGGAACGATCCCATCACGGTAGGCGAAACAAAGGTGGGAATCCTTGATTGTATCTCCCAATACCTCTACAATTCTAGGGAGGGAAAAGAGACGGAATTATACGGGTACTCTCTCCATGTCGAGGTAACAGGTACCAAGGACGGTCGGAAAGTAGGACACGTCCTGTACCATACACATCCGGCATCTGACGGCTCTGTAGCTGACTGGGCTGGGCTGCGCGCCTATACCCGCAACGTAGGAATCCCGCTGGCGATTGCTACTGAGCAGATCGCAAAAGGAAACGTAAAAGCTACTGGCGTCATTACACCTGAAGAAGCATTTGATCCGGCAGTGATTTTTCACGAGCTGGCAAAACGTCAGATTTACATCCATGGAGAGAAAATCGAAATGACGTAA
- a CDS encoding ABC transporter substrate-binding protein has product MVRTVRNAGLAWMALLLIMMLVLTACAEKAEEPTSTEQKATTENTAVKTKVVKDAYGDVEIPIKPERVAAIYQEDFLTALGVTPVVQWYHPAWGKQDYLGLDVPLFDITGSMEALLAANPDIIIVDGYADPKKYEEFSKVAPTYKLPDELRNDTIGRLKKIAEVLGVPEKADEAIQKYNEKIADTKAKLEKAIGNETVAVIRLNVGNKPNLALFGDGNVYTGMLYKELGLTPYSAAKNQETHVVLSEEAIPAIDADHIIVFPSNGTWTSEENKDALKILESPIWKSVPAVKKGHVYPMERTHWQSGAILANMKKADDLVKAIVK; this is encoded by the coding sequence ATGGTCAGAACGGTTCGGAATGCAGGATTGGCATGGATGGCATTATTATTGATCATGATGCTCGTGTTAACTGCGTGTGCAGAAAAAGCAGAGGAGCCAACATCCACTGAGCAGAAAGCAACGACTGAGAACACCGCTGTGAAAACCAAAGTGGTGAAGGACGCCTATGGCGATGTAGAAATTCCGATAAAGCCAGAGCGGGTAGCGGCGATTTATCAGGAGGACTTTTTGACAGCATTGGGTGTGACTCCGGTTGTCCAGTGGTATCACCCGGCGTGGGGCAAACAGGATTACCTCGGGCTGGACGTGCCGCTTTTTGATATTACAGGAAGTATGGAAGCGCTGCTTGCAGCCAATCCGGATATCATCATTGTGGATGGCTACGCTGATCCCAAGAAATACGAGGAATTCAGCAAGGTAGCCCCTACGTACAAGCTGCCGGATGAACTCCGTAACGACACGATTGGAAGACTCAAGAAAATCGCCGAAGTGTTAGGCGTTCCAGAAAAAGCAGACGAAGCGATCCAAAAGTACAATGAGAAAATAGCGGATACCAAAGCGAAGCTGGAAAAGGCGATTGGCAATGAAACGGTGGCCGTCATTCGTTTGAACGTGGGGAATAAGCCGAATTTGGCCCTCTTCGGAGATGGCAATGTTTACACAGGCATGCTCTACAAGGAGTTGGGACTTACGCCGTATTCCGCTGCCAAAAATCAGGAAACACACGTGGTATTATCAGAAGAAGCCATCCCGGCAATCGATGCAGACCATATCATTGTGTTCCCGTCGAATGGCACGTGGACTTCCGAAGAAAACAAGGATGCACTCAAGATTTTGGAGAGCCCCATCTGGAAATCCGTTCCTGCAGTAAAAAAAGGTCATGTCTACCCAATGGAGCGAACGCATTGGCAATCTGGTGCCATTCTGGCCAATATGAAGAAGGCAGACGATTTGGTCAAAGCGATTGTAAAGTAA